Proteins co-encoded in one Bacillus sp. FSL H8-0547 genomic window:
- a CDS encoding ABC transporter ATP-binding protein produces MLIEIRQLTKSFGGLTAVNEVDLGIEKGKITAIIGPNGAGKSTFLNLISGFHRPTSGTILFNGTDVTAAKPARMAKLGIGRTFQTTSLFSDATVIDNVLIGHRLRTKSNLFDGIFKTKRERSEQQLCYDKAMEALAFCGVEHLEGEMASVISQEAQKRVAIALALATEPEIILLDEPAAGVNPDETDGLSELILKLKRSGYTVCFIEHKMKMVMSLADKVMVLNHGKKIAEGLPSDIQADPNVIEAYLGGHAYAEAATY; encoded by the coding sequence ATGCTGATAGAAATCAGGCAGCTGACAAAATCTTTCGGGGGATTGACGGCTGTAAATGAGGTTGATCTTGGGATTGAAAAAGGGAAAATCACCGCAATCATAGGGCCGAATGGAGCCGGAAAATCCACATTTCTGAATCTGATCAGCGGTTTTCACAGGCCGACTTCAGGGACCATCCTGTTTAACGGGACAGATGTGACAGCAGCAAAGCCTGCCAGAATGGCTAAGCTCGGAATTGGCAGGACGTTTCAGACGACAAGTCTTTTTTCGGACGCTACTGTCATAGACAATGTGCTGATCGGACATCGCCTCAGAACGAAATCTAACTTGTTTGACGGGATATTTAAAACGAAAAGGGAACGGTCAGAGCAGCAGCTTTGCTATGACAAAGCGATGGAAGCTCTTGCCTTTTGCGGGGTTGAGCATTTAGAAGGCGAAATGGCTTCTGTCATCTCACAGGAAGCCCAAAAACGGGTGGCCATTGCGCTTGCTCTCGCAACAGAACCGGAGATCATCCTTCTTGACGAACCTGCAGCAGGAGTTAATCCAGATGAAACAGATGGACTGTCCGAGCTAATTCTCAAATTGAAGCGCAGCGGATATACAGTCTGTTTTATCGAACATAAGATGAAGATGGTCATGAGTCTGGCTGATAAAGTGATGGTTCTCAATCACGGCAAAAAAATTGCAGAAGGACTGCCGTCTGATATTCAGGCAGATCCAAACGTGATCGAAGCTTATCTTGGAGGACATGCCTATGCTGAAGCTGCAACATATTGA
- a CDS encoding branched-chain amino acid ABC transporter permease, translating to MKIQKILLPVILLIAVLFPLLSQNHYHKQILILVMIWSIAVYGLNIISGFTGQLSLAHAGFFAAGAYTLGILTSTYQVNFWLAFAAALAVTITLSFVIGLIALRTRHHFFAIYTMCVGFIIYLVIDKWDEVTGGVRGLIGIPVPSALGPLTFDTIESQYYFILFFLLGTIMAVKRIKDSLFGRTLFAIRGSEDLSKTIGINIMKNQLLAFVLSAFFAGLSGVLYAGFIRFLGPDISAITVTFEMLMYLLVGGIGTMTGPVLGTFLIVTVTQSLQFLEEYRMLIFGPIVVLIMLFYPKGLVGSYHSLKMYFSQRRPADAKRKIKEAG from the coding sequence GTGAAGATTCAAAAAATACTGTTGCCGGTTATATTGCTGATTGCGGTGCTGTTTCCATTGTTGTCTCAAAATCATTATCATAAGCAAATCCTGATCCTGGTCATGATCTGGTCCATTGCTGTTTACGGACTTAACATCATCTCGGGGTTTACAGGCCAGCTGTCGTTAGCCCATGCCGGTTTTTTTGCGGCAGGAGCCTACACACTCGGCATACTGACATCCACTTATCAGGTGAATTTCTGGCTTGCATTTGCAGCAGCGCTTGCCGTTACAATAACCCTGAGTTTTGTGATCGGTCTGATCGCGCTAAGGACAAGACACCATTTTTTCGCCATATACACGATGTGTGTGGGGTTTATTATTTATCTGGTTATCGACAAGTGGGATGAAGTCACCGGGGGAGTCAGGGGCCTGATCGGCATTCCGGTGCCATCGGCTCTCGGACCACTGACATTTGACACGATTGAATCGCAGTACTATTTTATCTTGTTCTTTTTGCTTGGAACCATCATGGCAGTTAAAAGAATCAAGGACTCTCTTTTCGGCAGAACGCTCTTTGCCATCAGGGGGAGTGAGGATCTGTCAAAGACAATCGGGATCAATATTATGAAAAATCAGCTGCTTGCCTTTGTCCTTTCCGCTTTTTTTGCAGGTCTCTCAGGCGTGCTGTATGCGGGTTTTATCCGATTTCTCGGGCCCGATATCTCAGCGATTACTGTCACGTTTGAAATGCTGATGTATCTTCTTGTCGGAGGAATCGGCACGATGACAGGACCCGTTCTTGGCACATTTTTGATTGTCACTGTCACACAGTCCCTGCAGTTTCTTGAAGAATACAGAATGCTGATATTCGGTCCGATTGTCGTTTTGATCATGCTTTTTTATCCGAAAGGGCTTGTCGGAAGCTATCACTCTCTGAAAATGTATTTCTCGCAGCGCAGACCTGCTGATGCTAAGAGAAAAATAAAGGAGGCTGGATGA
- a CDS encoding branched-chain amino acid ABC transporter permease, translating to MELFLQQLFNGITIGSVYSLVALGLTLVFGILHIPNFAHGSFYMIGAYVSLLFMTQYGMNYWAALILSILIVAALGILCEQVVFKYLGNVNPMRVMVAAIGLMLFFEALAQLIWGTDYKQMPTPFSGVVEIFGLTITQQRILVVGSSILLMLALHFFLTKTMIGASIVAMSQNRDGAFLVGINANMVAMLTFAIAAALASAAATLASPINLVFPTMGSLVIMKAFVIIIIGGMGSIPGAIAGGFLLGLTESMGATYLSNDYKDIFAFLLLVAILTIKPTGLFSKGART from the coding sequence ATGGAATTATTTCTTCAGCAATTATTTAACGGAATTACAATTGGAAGCGTTTACAGTCTTGTGGCTTTAGGGCTGACGCTTGTGTTCGGCATTCTGCATATCCCGAATTTTGCCCACGGTTCATTCTATATGATCGGCGCTTATGTCAGCCTTTTATTTATGACTCAGTATGGCATGAACTACTGGGCAGCACTCATTTTGTCGATCCTGATTGTTGCTGCTCTCGGCATTCTCTGCGAACAAGTTGTGTTTAAATACCTTGGAAATGTTAATCCCATGAGAGTCATGGTTGCTGCAATCGGCCTGATGCTGTTTTTTGAAGCGCTGGCGCAGCTGATTTGGGGAACAGATTACAAACAGATGCCGACGCCTTTTTCAGGTGTAGTGGAAATATTCGGGCTCACCATCACACAGCAGCGGATACTGGTTGTTGGTTCATCCATCCTCCTGATGCTTGCTCTGCATTTTTTCCTGACAAAGACGATGATTGGAGCTTCCATTGTCGCGATGTCGCAAAACAGGGATGGCGCCTTTTTAGTCGGCATCAACGCCAATATGGTGGCCATGCTGACATTTGCCATTGCTGCGGCGCTCGCTTCTGCAGCAGCTACTTTAGCTTCTCCTATCAATCTCGTCTTTCCGACGATGGGGAGCCTGGTCATTATGAAAGCCTTCGTCATCATCATTATCGGAGGGATGGGCAGTATTCCCGGGGCAATAGCGGGTGGGTTTCTTCTTGGGCTGACTGAAAGCATGGGAGCTACTTATCTCTCAAACGATTATAAAGACATCTTTGCATTTCTCCTCCTCGTGGCCATTTTAACCATTAAGCCAACCGGTCTTTTTTCAAAGGGGGCACGCACGTGA
- a CDS encoding quinone oxidoreductase, with product MRAIQLKEYGGPEVLKVVELDVPKPVENEVLIKIEAIGVNYADTARREGQYVIDTPLPFVPGAEVAGTVAETGNGVTRFKKGDKVVTLLGSSRATGYAEYTVAEERGLIPVPEGVDLKQAVSLPLQGLSAYHILKTMGRVEKGETVLVHAAAGGVGTIAVQLAKLFGAGKVIATASTAEKRRLALEMGADEAVDYTLEGWEKEVLQLTDGKGVDVALEMAGGDVFRKTLSCMAPFGRLVIYGVASGEQSRLYPSSLMAQNLSVIGFFLPQMMRKKEIYLQSLSDLLGYLQKGELKLTIGGVYPLEQAGEVHEMLQGRQTKGKLILVP from the coding sequence ATGAGAGCGATTCAATTAAAAGAATACGGCGGACCGGAAGTATTGAAAGTAGTAGAACTAGATGTCCCTAAGCCTGTTGAAAACGAAGTGCTGATTAAGATTGAAGCAATTGGCGTCAATTATGCAGATACAGCAAGAAGGGAAGGGCAGTATGTGATTGATACGCCGCTTCCATTTGTTCCCGGAGCGGAGGTGGCAGGAACAGTTGCTGAGACGGGAAACGGGGTTACCCGTTTTAAAAAGGGAGACAAAGTCGTTACCCTTCTTGGATCAAGCAGGGCTACAGGCTATGCAGAATATACCGTTGCAGAAGAACGCGGACTGATTCCCGTTCCTGAAGGAGTAGACCTTAAGCAGGCTGTCTCTCTGCCTCTGCAGGGACTGAGCGCTTATCATATCTTAAAAACAATGGGGCGTGTTGAAAAGGGCGAAACGGTCCTTGTTCATGCGGCTGCAGGCGGAGTCGGGACTATTGCCGTCCAGCTTGCCAAATTATTTGGAGCAGGCAAAGTCATTGCAACAGCCAGTACGGCTGAAAAAAGAAGACTTGCCCTTGAAATGGGTGCAGATGAAGCTGTTGATTATACGCTTGAAGGCTGGGAGAAGGAAGTGCTTCAGCTGACGGACGGCAAAGGTGTAGATGTTGCTCTTGAGATGGCTGGGGGAGATGTTTTCAGGAAAACCCTCTCCTGTATGGCTCCATTTGGCCGCCTGGTCATTTACGGCGTGGCGAGCGGGGAGCAATCAAGGCTTTATCCGTCATCGCTGATGGCTCAAAACCTGTCTGTCATCGGATTTTTTCTTCCTCAGATGATGAGAAAGAAAGAAATCTATCTTCAAAGTTTGTCTGACCTGCTGGGCTATCTCCAAAAAGGAGAACTGAAGCTTACGATCGGCGGCGTTTATCCGCTGGAACAGGCAGGCGAAGTTCATGAAATGCTTCAGGGCAGACAGACGAAAGGAAAACTGATTCTAGTGCCTTGA
- a CDS encoding enoyl-CoA hydratase, producing MKMSDLLVEKSGNVLFLTLNRPERLNAFSAEMILSLTNELAAAKTDDSIRAVVLSGSGRSFSAGGDVKTMGEADGQQVYDHIGRLNECIKAFKELDKPVIAAVNGFAAGAAFNLALACDQILAAEDSKFVMSFSQVGLISDGGGLYFLPRIIGPYKAKQLFFNAEPITAVQAEEYGIVNKVVPLEQLKDEAVSYAHKLSQGPVKAYGMMKKIINASAVSTLEEILEQERIAQTLMISTEDHQEGIHAFKEKRKPVFQGK from the coding sequence ATAAAAATGAGCGATCTATTAGTAGAAAAAAGCGGAAATGTACTGTTTTTAACACTGAACCGTCCAGAAAGACTGAATGCTTTCAGCGCAGAGATGATCTTATCACTGACGAATGAACTTGCCGCGGCAAAAACAGATGACAGCATCAGAGCCGTTGTCCTGTCAGGATCAGGACGGTCGTTCAGTGCAGGCGGGGACGTCAAAACGATGGGAGAGGCTGACGGGCAGCAGGTTTATGATCATATCGGCCGCCTGAATGAATGCATCAAGGCTTTTAAAGAACTTGATAAACCTGTCATTGCCGCCGTAAATGGATTTGCCGCAGGTGCAGCTTTCAATCTGGCATTGGCGTGCGATCAGATTCTCGCTGCGGAAGACAGCAAATTTGTGATGAGCTTTTCACAGGTTGGGCTGATTTCAGACGGGGGTGGCCTTTATTTTCTGCCGAGGATCATTGGACCTTATAAGGCGAAGCAATTGTTCTTCAATGCAGAACCGATTACTGCTGTACAGGCTGAAGAATATGGCATTGTAAACAAAGTAGTCCCGCTTGAGCAGCTTAAGGATGAAGCTGTCTCATATGCTCATAAGCTCTCACAGGGACCTGTAAAAGCGTATGGCATGATGAAAAAAATCATCAATGCCTCAGCGGTGAGCACACTTGAAGAAATTCTGGAGCAGGAACGGATTGCACAGACACTGATGATCTCAACAGAAGATCATCAGGAAGGCATTCACGCATTTAAAGAAAAACGCAAGCCAGTCTTTCAGGGGAAGTGA
- a CDS encoding SDR family oxidoreductase, whose translation MRFHNQIAVVTGGGSGIGLETARKLASEGAKVILAGRSKEKLKAAAEQLNHSEQTAFPFAADVTKEEDVLSLLSFVKEEFGELHILVNNAGGSVHSRIMDTTAEQWDFVQNVNLKSVFLVSKVLGGYMAECSGAGNENRAIVNVASLSGHKAGAEIPHYSAAKAAVIHFTRALAHEFARNGIRVNSVSPGFIETPLTEQGLQNARFTEAIKRNTALKRVGKPEEIANIIAFAASHEASYMTGSDLLADGGWLIT comes from the coding sequence ATGAGATTTCATAACCAAATCGCTGTTGTGACAGGCGGAGGGAGCGGTATCGGGCTTGAGACGGCAAGAAAGCTTGCATCAGAAGGCGCAAAAGTCATTCTTGCAGGAAGAAGCAAGGAAAAACTGAAGGCCGCGGCAGAGCAGCTGAATCATTCTGAGCAAACTGCGTTTCCTTTTGCAGCTGATGTTACTAAAGAAGAGGATGTTCTCTCACTTCTCTCCTTTGTAAAAGAAGAATTCGGTGAGCTGCATATTCTCGTCAACAACGCAGGCGGATCTGTACACTCGAGAATTATGGATACAACAGCCGAACAATGGGATTTTGTACAGAATGTCAATCTGAAAAGTGTTTTTCTTGTTTCAAAAGTGCTTGGCGGTTATATGGCTGAGTGCAGCGGTGCGGGTAATGAGAACAGGGCAATCGTCAACGTGGCGTCTCTTTCAGGACATAAAGCGGGGGCAGAAATTCCGCATTACAGCGCAGCTAAAGCGGCCGTCATTCATTTTACAAGAGCGCTTGCGCATGAGTTCGCGCGAAATGGCATCAGAGTCAACTCGGTCTCACCGGGTTTTATTGAAACACCTCTGACAGAGCAGGGTCTGCAAAACGCAAGATTCACAGAAGCGATTAAGCGGAATACCGCACTGAAGCGTGTCGGCAAGCCCGAAGAAATTGCGAATATTATTGCATTTGCTGCTTCTCACGAGGCATCATATATGACCGGTTCTGATCTGCTTGCAGACGGCGGCTGGCTGATTACATAA
- a CDS encoding 2-phosphosulfolactate phosphatase, with translation MGKIHVVTRKEEIDGAKMKDKIAVVFDVLLATSTIATVLEHGARSVIPVLDGEQARSLAAEMNKDDCMLVGEYEGRTIDGFLDPNPSALKAFAKGKKIILSTTNGTVAVHKSSPARRIFACSLLNAKAVADALAQDHREDTIILVCSGSSGHFSLEDFYGAGCLIQHLDEAGCYELSDAAQTAKLFYEGCKEEPAVVLAKSKVGKMLKKYGFQEEITFISTRDCFSCVPVLYGDELIDYRHLKVKSS, from the coding sequence ATGGGAAAAATACATGTTGTGACCAGAAAAGAAGAAATAGACGGAGCCAAAATGAAAGACAAAATTGCGGTAGTCTTTGATGTGCTGCTTGCTACTTCAACCATTGCCACTGTTCTTGAGCATGGTGCCCGTTCCGTCATCCCTGTGCTGGACGGTGAACAGGCCCGAAGCCTTGCAGCGGAAATGAACAAGGATGACTGCATGCTTGTCGGCGAATATGAGGGAAGGACGATTGATGGATTCCTGGATCCTAATCCCTCCGCATTGAAGGCCTTTGCCAAAGGGAAAAAAATCATTTTATCTACGACAAACGGAACGGTTGCCGTTCATAAAAGCAGTCCTGCCAGAAGGATTTTCGCCTGCTCGCTCTTGAATGCCAAAGCAGTGGCAGATGCCCTTGCTCAAGACCACCGCGAGGATACTATTATCCTTGTCTGCTCCGGTTCGTCCGGGCATTTCAGTTTGGAGGATTTTTACGGGGCAGGCTGCCTGATTCAGCACCTGGATGAGGCGGGGTGCTATGAACTAAGTGATGCCGCCCAGACAGCGAAGCTGTTTTATGAAGGCTGCAAAGAAGAACCGGCCGTCGTACTTGCTAAATCCAAAGTGGGAAAAATGCTGAAGAAATACGGCTTTCAGGAGGAAATCACCTTTATTTCCACTAGAGACTGCTTTTCATGTGTGCCGGTCCTATATGGAGATGAATTGATCGATTACCGCCATCTGAAGGTAAAGTCGTCGTGA